GGTCGACGAGGCGGGCGAACGGCAGGCCGTAGGAGGCGATCTTGTTTCTCGCCCGCCAGCGCCGGACGGTCGTCCGCGCCACGAGATTGGCCACCCACGAGCGCTTCGGATCGGCCTCCGCGAGAACGCCGAACCCGCCGATGCACGGAACCCCCATGAACTCGCGCCCGTGCTTGGCGGGATCGTCGTCGAGCAGCACGATCCGGTCCCAGCGCTTCTCGACCTCGTTCACGCGCAGCGCGAGGCGGACACCTTCAGGGTTGCCGCCCCCGCACAGGTACAGCGTCCTCATGGCACCGCCTCAGGCCTGGGCCCGGCGGCCGTCCGCGGCGGCCTCGGGCCGGATCCGCTTGGCGGCGCCCGTCATCCAGTCCTTGCAGCTCTGACAGCGCTCCGGCAGCTCGGAGAAGCGGTGCTCGAGATGGAGCCGGCGGTACTTGCCCAGCCGCGCCCAGAGCGTGGCCAGCGGCTCGTCCCAGGCGTTGCCGACGCCCTCCTCCCCCTCGGTGTCGCCGGGGCAGCGGGGAACGCGGCCGTCCCAGAAGACGTGCATCATCGTCATCGCCCACGGGCACGGAATGCGCTCCTCGAACGGCACGCAGACCGGCGTTTCGAACTTCCCGCCCCAGCTCAGCTTGTTCCTCACCTTGAGCGTCGCGCCGCGCTCGAGCCAGTAGCGGCTGAACTGCTCCAGCTCGTGCTCGTTCTCGTCCATCTCGATGAACTGCACCTGGATCTCGGTGGGAGCGTTCTTGGCGTCGCGGATCTTCAGCAGCGCCTCGGTGTTGGCGTAGACGACGTCGCGGTCTCCCCCGCAGCGCAGCTTCGAGTAGACCTCGGCCGAGAAGCCGTCGATGCCGATGACGATCAGATCGACGCCCGTGTCGAGGAGCGGACCGGCGACGTCCGGCGTGAGGAGCATCCCGTTGGTGTTGACGTTGAGCGACTGGAGGCCGACCTCCTTGCCGTACCGGAGCATGCGCATCAGCCGCTCCGGCTCGAGCAGCGGCTCGCCGCAAAACGAGAACCAACAGGCGGTCTTGGGTGCGATGGCCGCGATCTGGTCCGCGCAGCGCTTCCACAGCTCGAAGGGCATGTTCCCCTTGGGCCGCCGCATGAACGGGTGATGGCACATCGAGCACGCGAGGTTGCACTCGGCGCAAATCTCGACGGCGAAGCGCGTGGGGAACGGGATCTCGCGCAGCGTCCTTTCGATCTTCGACAGTTCGGGATCGATCACGTCGGCGTCCTCCGATGGACCGCGGCGAGGGGGTCGGCTGAGGCGCACTCCCCTTCCCGGCGGCCCCCGTCCGCCCAGGACCTCGTGGCTCACTAAGTACGGCGAGACCGTCCCCGAATCAAACCCTCGTTTCCTCGCGCCTTGCTAAATAATCCATAAATCTCCGCGGTTTTTCACGCCGAGACCGTCCCGGCGGGGCCTTCCGGCCAGCGCTCGGCCCCCTCGCCGGCGGGCCGTCGTATATTGCGGCGGGGTGCCGGGCCTGCGGGGAACGCGGCCGGGCGCCCGCAGGGGGGGTGCCACGTGAGCCTCGGCAAGAAGCTCCTCCGCCTCCGGCTGGAGGCGGGCCTCACGCAGCAGGAGGTCGCGTCGGCGGCCGGGATCTCCGTTTCCTACCTGTCGCGGCTGGAGAACGACCGCGCCGCCCCGTCCCTCAGGACCCTGGCGCGCCTCTCCTCGGCGCTCGGGCTGGACGTCGCCCATCTCTTCGAAGCCGGTCCCGGAGAGGACCGCCCCGAGCGCTGCCCGGTGAGCCTGAGCGGGCGCTGCATCCTCGAGCAGCTCGTGGCGGGACGCGGCCGGCGGCCGGAGGGGAACGACGAGCACTACTCGACCGAGCAGCTGGAACTCCTGCGCGCGACGAACTTCCTGCTCCACAGCGACGACCACCAGGTCGTCTCGGCCCTCAAGGTGCTCCTCCGCTCGCTGCTCCGGCTCGCCTCGACCGAGCAGGCACCGGAATCGGCGGGCGGGCGTTGACGGGGGCCGCCCGGTCCCGTCACGGCTCGTGCGGCTCGACGTGGACCATGACGTAGCGGACCCGCGGATGGCGCTCGTGGATGCGGTCGCGCACCCGGTGCGCGATGGCATGGCCCTGGGCGACGGTCAGCCCCGGGTCGACCTCGACGTGGATGTCGGCGAAGTACTCCAGGCCGGACTTGCGGAGCCACAGCGTCTCGACGCCGCGGACCCCCGGATCCTCGAGCGCGACCCGCTCGACCTGCCGCACCAGCTCCGGGTCGGCCTGGCGGTCGAGGAGCTCGCTGGCGGCCCGCCACAGAAGCTCTCCCGCCGACCAGACGACGGCCGCCACGACCACCAGCGCCGCCAGCTCGTCGGCCCAGGGAACCCCCAGCCAGCGGACGGCCGCCAGCCCGACCAAAACGGCCAAGGCGCTGAAGGCGTCGGCCCGGTGGTCCCAGGCGTTGGCCAGAAGGGCCATCGATCCGGCGCGCCGTCCGAGCGCCGACTTGTAGCGGTAGAGCGCCTCTTTCACCACGACGTTCGCGCCCGCCAGGAGCAGCGCCCACGCCGGGACCTCCGGCGGCTCTTGGCCGATGCGCCGCAGCGCGTTCCAGCCGAGGGCCGCCGCCGAGAGGATCACCAGCAGCGCGACGTTCGCGCCCGCGACCGCTTCGGCGCGCGTGTGGCCGTACGGGTGCTCCGCATCGCCCGGCCGCTGCGCCACGCGGAGGGCAGCGAGCACCGCCGCGGAGGTGACGGTGTCCCCGAGGGAGTTCACCGCGTCGGCGAGGAGCGCGTAGGAGGACAGCGTCAGCCCGGCCCCGAGCTTGAGGACTCCCAGGAGGAAGTTCACGCCGAGACCGAGCAGGGCCGCGCGCTCCGCCGCGCGATAGAGCGTCCGGGTCGCCGGGGAGGGTCTCATCGCTCTCGATCCCCGCGGATCGTACCAGCCCTCCCGGCGTGAATCGCGCCCTTTCGGCGCGTCCGCCGAACGGGGACGCGCGGCGGCGGCCGGAGGCGCCTGCCGGGCGGTCCCGCCGGGGACCGTCCCGTCGGGCTCAGGCCGCGAAGGCCCCCAGCCGCACCGCGAGGTCGACCAGCCTGGCCGAGTAGCCCCACTCGTTGTCGTACCAGACGACCAGCTTGAGCAGGCGGCCGTTCAAAAGGCGCGTGCTGGTCGCGTCGACGATCGAGGAGTGCGGATCGCCGACGATGTCGCGGGAGACCAGCTCCTCCCGCGTGACCCGGAGGATGCCCTCGAGGCGCGGCCCGCGGGCCGCCTCCTCGAGGTGGTCGTGCACCGCCTCGACGGTGGCCGGCGAGCGCAGGCGGACGACGAGATCGGTCACCGAACCGTCGGGGACCGGCACCCGCATCGCCATCCCGTCGATCTTCCCCTCGAGCTGCGGGAGGACGCGCTCCACCGCGCGCGCCGCGCCGGTCGTGGTGGGAACGATCGACAGGGCCGCCGCCCGGCCGCGGCGCCGCTTCCGGATCGGACGATCCATCAGCGACTGGCTCGCCGTGTAGGCGTGCACCGTGGTGAACATCGCCTCCTCCACTCCGAAGGCCTCGTCCAGGACGGCCAGCGGCGGGGCGACACAGTTCGTCGTGCAGGAGGCCATCGACAGGACGCGGTGCCGGGCGGGATCGAGGCGGTCGTCGTTCACACCCAGGACGAAAGTGCCGTCGGCGTCGTCGGAGGGGGCGGAGATGACGACGTACCGCGCGCCGGCCTCGAGATGACCCGCCGCCGCCGCCCTCCGGCGGAACACCCCGGTCGCCTCGATGACCACCTGGGCGCCGAGATCGCCCCACGGGATCGATCGGGGGTCGCGGTGGGCGAGGATCGGCACGGAACGCTCGTCGACGTGGAGGACGCCGTTGTCGTGCCAGACCTTGCTCTTGTACCAGCCGTGGACCGAGTCGTACTTGAGCAGGTAGGCCAGATCGTCCGGGTCGGCGAGGTCGTTCACGCCGGCGATCTCGACGTCGCCGCGGGCCGCCAGCTGCTTGAAGGTGCACCGCCCGATCCTGCCGAACCCGTTGATTCCCACGCGAACCTTCGCCATGAAACCTCCTCGCCGGCGGCGGCTATGCCGGATCGCCGGCCCGCGGCGCGCGGCCCTCCTCCCCGCCGGCCGCGTCCGCCGCCGGAGGGGCGGGGCGCGCCGGGGCGATCCGCGCCAGCGCGTGGCAGGCGACCCCGGCCCCGCCGGCCAGCGCTCCCAGTCCCTCGGTGCGTTTCGCCTTGACCGAGACCGCCTCCGGGGCCAGGCCGAGCGCGGCCGCCAGGGCCTGCCGGATCCGGTCTCTCGCCGGCGCCCGTTTCGGCCGGTCGAGCACGAGGACGGCGTCGACCTGGACCGGCCGCCAGCCCGCGCCGGCGAGGTGGCGAACCGTCCGCCGGAGGAGTTCGTCGCCCGCCATCCCTGCGCACGCCGGATCGTCGTCGGGAAACAGCTCGCCGACGTCGCCCAGGGCCGCGGCTCCGAGCAGCGCGTCGGCGACCGCGTGCGCGAGCGGGTCGCCGTCGCTGTGGCCGGCGGGGCCCCTGGAGGGATCGACGGTGACGCCGGCGAGGCGGAAAGGACGCCCCTCCGCGATCGGATGCACGTCCCAGCCGATGCCGGCCCGCTCGGAGCCCGGCCCTCCCCCCCGCGCCGCCAGGATCGCCTCGGCGCGGGCGAGATCCGCGGGCCAGGTGATCTTCAGGTTCTCCGGATCGCCAGGCACCAGGGCCACCTCGTGGCCGCAGCGGCGCACGACGGCGCCGTCGTCGGGGGCGTCCCAATCGCCGGGCGCGGCGTCGTGGCAGCGCCGGAGGAGCGGCGCGTCGAACCCCTGCGGCGTCTGGACGGCGCGCAGTCGGCCGCGCTCGATCTCCGCCTCCACGCGGCCGTCCCGCTCGCGCACGAGGGCGTCCGGCACCGGGACGGCGGGCACCGCGGCCCCGGCGCGCTCCGCGGCGCGGGCGACCCGCTCGACGAGCGGGACGGTCACGAGGGGCCGGGCCGCGTCGTGGACGAGCACGGTCCCGTCGCCGGCGAGCCGCAGACCGGCGGCCACCGAGTCGCGTCGCCGGGGTCCGCCCTCCGCCCACTCGCACGGAACGGCAAGGCCCGCCAGGGCGTCGCGCCAGACGCGCTCCGGCGAGCCGGCCGGGTAGACGACGATCAGGCGCGAGAGGCCGGGCGTGCCGGCGAGCGCCTCCGCCGACCAACGCACCAGCGGCCGCCCCGCCAGCGGCACCAGCGCCTTGGGGCACCCGGCTCCCAGCCGGCGCCCCGCGCCGCCGGCGAGCAGGATCGCCGCCAGGGGTGACGCCATCAGAACTCCAGGAGCTCCTTCTCCTTCGCCTTGGCGAGGTCGTCGATGGCCTTGATGTGCTCGTCGGTCAGCTTCTGGATCTTCTCGAGCCCGCGGCGGGCGTCGTCCTGCGACAGCTCGCCGTCCTTCTCCGCCTTCTTGATGCGCTCGTTGGCGTCGCGCCGGATGTGGCGGATGGCGTTGCGCCCCTCCTCCGCGATCTGCCCGACGCGCTTGGCGAGCTGCTTGCGCCGTTCCTCGGTGAGCGGCGGGATCGGGATCCGGACGACCTTCCCGTCGTTCGACGGGTTCAGCCCGAGATCGGCCGCCAGGATGGCCTTCTCGATTTCGCCGATCAGCGACGGGTCGAACGGCTGGGCGACGATGAGGCTCGGATCGGGAACGGAGAGCTTGCAGACCTGGTGGAGCGGGGTCTTCTGCCCGTAGTAGTCGACGCTGACCCCCTCGAGGATCGCGGTGCTCGCCCGGCCGGTGCGAAGCTGGGCCAGGTCGCGCCGGATCGCCTCGATGGTCTGGTCCATGCGTTTGCCGGTCGACGCGAACAGCTCCTCGAGCATCTCCTCACTCCTCCGCCGGCCGGGCAACCGTGCCGGGCGCGCCCTCGCGGACGATGGAGCCGATGCGCCGCCCGAGGACGATCGCCCGGATGTTGCCCGGTCGCCTCAGACTGAAGACGACGATCGGCATGCGGTTGTCGCGGCACAGCGTCACCGCGGTGGCGTCCATGACGCCGAGACGCTCCGTGAGCACCTGCTGGTAGGTCAGCTCCGGGATCATCTTCGCGTCCCGGTGTCGCTCGGGATCCTTGTCGTACACGCCGTCCACCTTGGTCGCCTTCAGCAGCACCTCGGCCCGCAGCTCCATGGCGCGGAGGGCGGCGGCGGTGTCGGTGGTGAAGTAGGGGTTGCCGGTGCCGGCGGCGAGGATGACGACCCGGCCCTTCTCCAGGTGGCGGATCGCCCGCCGCCGGATGAACGGCTCGGCGACCTTCTGCATCTCCACCGCGCAGAGCACGCGGGTGTCGAGCCCCGCCGCCTCGAGCGCGTCCTGGAACGCCAAGGCGTTGATGACGGTGGCGAGCATGCCCATCTGGTCGCCGGTCACCCGGTCGACACCGCCGCGCGCGGCCTCCGAGACGCCGCGGAAGATGTTCCCGCCGCCGACGACGACGCCGATCTGGACCCCGAGCGCGTGGACGTCGGCGATCTCCCGCGCGATCCGCTGGACGGTCCCGGGGTCGATGCCGAACGGCTTGTCGCCCAGCAGCGCCTCGCCGCTCAGCTTGAGCAGGATGCGCCGGTATTTCGGCTCCTCGTCAGCCATGTCAGCACCGCCCCCGGGCGGAGATCATCCCCGTCCCAGCTCGAAGCGGGCGAAGCGGGCGACCTGGATGTTCTCGCCGAGCTTCGCGATCGCCTCCTGAATCACCTGGCTGACCTTCTTGTCGGGATCCTTGATGAACGGCTGCTCGAGCAGGCAGACCTCTTCGTAGAACTTGCCGAGCTTCCCCTCGATGATCTTCTCGACGATGTGCTCGGGCTTGCCCTGGTCCTTGAGCTGCTCGCGGTAGATCTCCCGTTCCTTGTCGAGGACCTCCGGCGTCACCTGCTCGCGCGAGACGAACTGAGGCGCCGCCGCCGCGATCTGCATGGCGAGGTCGTGCACGAGGGACTTGAAGTCATCGGTGCGCGCGACGAAGTCGGTCTCGCAGTTGACCTCGAGCAGGACGCCGACGCGCCCGCCGGGGTGGATGTAGGCGGAGACGATCCCTTCCTTCGTCTCGCGGCCCGCCTTCTTGGCCGCCTTCGACAGGCCCCGCTTCCGCAGCTCCTCGACCGCCTTGTCGAAGTCGCCACCGGCCGCCGTGAGCGCCTGCTTGCAATCCATCATGCCCGCGCCGGTCATCGCGCGGAGCTTCGCCACGTCCTGCGCCGTCACCGCCATCGTCTCGTCCCTCCCGGCGTTCGTTCTCGATCCGGCCCGGCCGCTCAGGCGTCGTTGGCCGGCGGGGCAGCCGGCGCGGTCTCCGGAGGCGTCTCCGACGGCGCGGGGGCGGCTCCCTCACCGCCCGCGGCCGCCTCGCGGGCGCCGGCGGCCTTGCCCGGCTCCGCGCCGGCCGGCACCTCGATCTCGCGGGGCGGCTCCCGCCTGGCCGGGGCGCGGCGCCGCCCCGTGCGAGCCGCCCGCTCCGGGCGGGCCGCCCGCCACCGCGCGCGACCGTCGAGGATGGCGTCGGCCACGCGGGTGACGAGGAGGTCGATCGACCGCATCGCGTCGTCGTTGGCCGGAATCGGGTAGTCGATCACGGTCGGATCGGAGTCGGTGTCCACGATCGCGACGACGGGGATGCCGAGCTTGTTCGCCTCGGCCACCGCGATCGCCTCGCGCCGCGCGTCCACCACGAACAGCGCGTCGGGCCGCCGCCCGATCTCCTTGATGCCCCCGAGGACCGCCGACAGGCGCGCGCGCTGCTTGGTCAGCCGCAGCCGTTCCTTCTTCGTCAGGTGCGCGAACCGCTCGTCCGACTCCACGTTGTCCAGCTCGCGAAGCCGGTCGATCGACTTCTTCACCGTCTGCCAGTTCGTCAGCAGGCCGCCGAGCCACCGCTTGGTGATGTAGAACATCTCGCAGCGCTTCGCCTCGCGCTCGACGATCTCCTGCGCCTGCCGCTTCGTGCCGACGAAGAGGATCAGCTTGCCCTGCGCGGCCAGCTCGTTGAGGAAGGTCAGCGCCTCCTTCAGCATCACGACCGTCTTCTGCAGGTCGATGATGTACACGCCGCCACGGAGGCCGAACACGTAGGGCCTCATGCGGGGATTCCAACGGGACTTCTGGTGACCGAAGTGGGCGCCGGCCTCGAGGAGGTCGCGCAACGACACGTCGAAAGAGGTTTCCACGAAACCCTCCGGGTCAGGCGGCCGGCGAGGGCGGCGCCGCGCCGCCTTGGGTTGACGCCAGCGGAGCGTTTACCGCTTCGAGAACTGGAAGCGGGCCCTGGCTCCCCTCTGGCCGTATTTCTTGCGCTCGACCTCGCGCGCGTCCCGCGTCAGCAGTCCCTCCGCCTTCAGCTTGGGACGGAGTTCCGGATCGCTGGCGACGAGCGCCCGGGCGATGCCGAGGCGCAAGGCGCCGGCTTGGCCTGACAGGCCGCCGCCGGTGATGTTGGCGATGATGTCGAACTTGCCTTTCGTCTCCGTCACCGCCAGCGGCTGCTCGATCATCAGCCGCAGGGTCGGCTGCGGAAAGTACTCCTCGAAGCCGCGCTTGTTGACCCGGATCTGGCCCGTTCCCGGGCGCAGGTAGACCCGCGCCACCGCGGTCTTGCGTCGCCCCGTGCCGTAGTACTGCTCCGCCACGCCCATCGCGCTCCTCAGACCCGGCCGCGGCCGTCGATCGGCAGCGGTTCCGGCTTCTGCGCCTGATGCCGGTGCTCCGGCCCGGCGTACACCTTCAGCTTGGTGAACATCTTCCGGCCCAGCCGCGTCTTCGGCAGCATCCGCTTCACGGCCAGTTCGATCGCACGCTCGGGCCGCGTGGCGAGCAGCCGCCGGGCGACGATCTCCTTCAGGCCGCCCGGGTGGCCGCTGTGCCGGCGGTAGACCTTCTGGTCCAGCTTCCGCCCGGTGAGCCGGACCTTCGCCGCGTTGACGACCACCACGTGGTCGCCGCAGTCGAGGTACGGCGTGTACTGCGGCTTGTGCTTGCCGCGAAGCCGGTGGGCGACGATGCTGGCGAGGCGGCCGAGCGGGACGCCGTCGGCGTCCACCAGCCACCAGCGGCGCGGAATCTCTCCGGGAGACGGCACGTAGGTCTTCATCTCGCCTTCGCTTCACCCTGGACGCCGGCCAGGGACAAGGGGCCTCGGCGCGTAGACGACGCGGGCGCACGACACCCGTCGTGCGCGAGGCCGGGAGAGACTACCGCCGGGCCCCCCGGGTGTCAAGCCGGCGGCCGCCCGAACGGCTCGCCCCGCCCGGGCTTCGCGGGGCTACCATAGGCCGCCCGTCCTCCGGAGACGCGCCGTGTCGCGCCGTACCCTCCTCCGCCTCGCCGTCGCCGCCGGCCTCCTCGCCGCGGGAGCCGCCGCCCTCCGC
Above is a window of Acidobacteriota bacterium DNA encoding:
- the tsf gene encoding translation elongation factor Ts; the protein is MAVTAQDVAKLRAMTGAGMMDCKQALTAAGGDFDKAVEELRKRGLSKAAKKAGRETKEGIVSAYIHPGGRVGVLLEVNCETDFVARTDDFKSLVHDLAMQIAAAAPQFVSREQVTPEVLDKEREIYREQLKDQGKPEHIVEKIIEGKLGKFYEEVCLLEQPFIKDPDKKVSQVIQEAIAKLGENIQVARFARFELGRG
- a CDS encoding cation transporter, whose product is MRPSPATRTLYRAAERAALLGLGVNFLLGVLKLGAGLTLSSYALLADAVNSLGDTVTSAAVLAALRVAQRPGDAEHPYGHTRAEAVAGANVALLVILSAAALGWNALRRIGQEPPEVPAWALLLAGANVVVKEALYRYKSALGRRAGSMALLANAWDHRADAFSALAVLVGLAAVRWLGVPWADELAALVVVAAVVWSAGELLWRAASELLDRQADPELVRQVERVALEDPGVRGVETLWLRKSGLEYFADIHVEVDPGLTVAQGHAIAHRVRDRIHERHPRVRYVMVHVEPHEP
- a CDS encoding 50S ribosomal protein L13 produces the protein MKTYVPSPGEIPRRWWLVDADGVPLGRLASIVAHRLRGKHKPQYTPYLDCGDHVVVVNAAKVRLTGRKLDQKVYRRHSGHPGGLKEIVARRLLATRPERAIELAVKRMLPKTRLGRKMFTKLKVYAGPEHRHQAQKPEPLPIDGRGRV
- a CDS encoding XRE family transcriptional regulator — protein: MLRRGAGPAGNAAGRPQGGCHVSLGKKLLRLRLEAGLTQQEVASAAGISVSYLSRLENDRAAPSLRTLARLSSALGLDVAHLFEAGPGEDRPERCPVSLSGRCILEQLVAGRGRRPEGNDEHYSTEQLELLRATNFLLHSDDHQVVSALKVLLRSLLRLASTEQAPESAGGR
- a CDS encoding radical SAM protein; this translates as MIDPELSKIERTLREIPFPTRFAVEICAECNLACSMCHHPFMRRPKGNMPFELWKRCADQIAAIAPKTACWFSFCGEPLLEPERLMRMLRYGKEVGLQSLNVNTNGMLLTPDVAGPLLDTGVDLIVIGIDGFSAEVYSKLRCGGDRDVVYANTEALLKIRDAKNAPTEIQVQFIEMDENEHELEQFSRYWLERGATLKVRNKLSWGGKFETPVCVPFEERIPCPWAMTMMHVFWDGRVPRCPGDTEGEEGVGNAWDEPLATLWARLGKYRRLHLEHRFSELPERCQSCKDWMTGAAKRIRPEAAADGRRAQA
- a CDS encoding UMP kinase, coding for MADEEPKYRRILLKLSGEALLGDKPFGIDPGTVQRIAREIADVHALGVQIGVVVGGGNIFRGVSEAARGGVDRVTGDQMGMLATVINALAFQDALEAAGLDTRVLCAVEMQKVAEPFIRRRAIRHLEKGRVVILAAGTGNPYFTTDTAAALRAMELRAEVLLKATKVDGVYDKDPERHRDAKMIPELTYQQVLTERLGVMDATAVTLCRDNRMPIVVFSLRRPGNIRAIVLGRRIGSIVREGAPGTVARPAEE
- a CDS encoding ribosome recycling factor, with translation MLEELFASTGKRMDQTIEAIRRDLAQLRTGRASTAILEGVSVDYYGQKTPLHQVCKLSVPDPSLIVAQPFDPSLIGEIEKAILAADLGLNPSNDGKVVRIPIPPLTEERRKQLAKRVGQIAEEGRNAIRHIRRDANERIKKAEKDGELSQDDARRGLEKIQKLTDEHIKAIDDLAKAKEKELLEF
- the ispD gene encoding 2-C-methyl-D-erythritol 4-phosphate cytidylyltransferase, which encodes MASPLAAILLAGGAGRRLGAGCPKALVPLAGRPLVRWSAEALAGTPGLSRLIVVYPAGSPERVWRDALAGLAVPCEWAEGGPRRRDSVAAGLRLAGDGTVLVHDAARPLVTVPLVERVARAAERAGAAVPAVPVPDALVRERDGRVEAEIERGRLRAVQTPQGFDAPLLRRCHDAAPGDWDAPDDGAVVRRCGHEVALVPGDPENLKITWPADLARAEAILAARGGGPGSERAGIGWDVHPIAEGRPFRLAGVTVDPSRGPAGHSDGDPLAHAVADALLGAAALGDVGELFPDDDPACAGMAGDELLRRTVRHLAGAGWRPVQVDAVLVLDRPKRAPARDRIRQALAAALGLAPEAVSVKAKRTEGLGALAGGAGVACHALARIAPARPAPPAADAAGGEEGRAPRAGDPA
- the rpsB gene encoding 30S ribosomal protein S2 encodes the protein METSFDVSLRDLLEAGAHFGHQKSRWNPRMRPYVFGLRGGVYIIDLQKTVVMLKEALTFLNELAAQGKLILFVGTKRQAQEIVEREAKRCEMFYITKRWLGGLLTNWQTVKKSIDRLRELDNVESDERFAHLTKKERLRLTKQRARLSAVLGGIKEIGRRPDALFVVDARREAIAVAEANKLGIPVVAIVDTDSDPTVIDYPIPANDDAMRSIDLLVTRVADAILDGRARWRAARPERAARTGRRRAPARREPPREIEVPAGAEPGKAAGAREAAAGGEGAAPAPSETPPETAPAAPPANDA
- the gap gene encoding type I glyceraldehyde-3-phosphate dehydrogenase → MAKVRVGINGFGRIGRCTFKQLAARGDVEIAGVNDLADPDDLAYLLKYDSVHGWYKSKVWHDNGVLHVDERSVPILAHRDPRSIPWGDLGAQVVIEATGVFRRRAAAAGHLEAGARYVVISAPSDDADGTFVLGVNDDRLDPARHRVLSMASCTTNCVAPPLAVLDEAFGVEEAMFTTVHAYTASQSLMDRPIRKRRRGRAAALSIVPTTTGAARAVERVLPQLEGKIDGMAMRVPVPDGSVTDLVVRLRSPATVEAVHDHLEEAARGPRLEGILRVTREELVSRDIVGDPHSSIVDATSTRLLNGRLLKLVVWYDNEWGYSARLVDLAVRLGAFAA
- a CDS encoding 30S ribosomal protein S9: MAEQYYGTGRRKTAVARVYLRPGTGQIRVNKRGFEEYFPQPTLRLMIEQPLAVTETKGKFDIIANITGGGLSGQAGALRLGIARALVASDPELRPKLKAEGLLTRDAREVERKKYGQRGARARFQFSKR